A section of the Meles meles chromosome 8, mMelMel3.1 paternal haplotype, whole genome shotgun sequence genome encodes:
- the LOC123949747 gene encoding olfactory receptor 5AN1-like, with translation MIGGRNITRITYFILLGFSDFPRILAVLFVVFLLIYILILTWNLCLIILIRVDSHLHTPMYFFLSNLSFIDICYVTSIAPKMLSNFFQEQQTITFVGCAVQYFVFSTMGLSESCLMTAMAYDRYSAICNPLLYSSIMSPTLCIRMVLGSYLAGLSATISLLCTMFQLHFCGHNVINHFFCDMPQLIVLSCTDTFFIQLLMATLSMIFGIISALIIMIPYGYIVIYIMKITSAKGRSKTFNMCASHLTAVSLFYTSGMFVYLSSSFGGSSSFDKFASVFFTVIIPMMNPFIYSLRNREIKDVLKRLQKKRWSC, from the coding sequence ATGATTGGGGGACGAAATATTACACGGATCACCTATTTCATCCTTTTGGGATTCTCTGATTTTCCCAGAATCCTAGCAGTGCTCTTTGTTGTATTCCTGCTGATCTATATTTTGATTCTGACTTGGAACCTGTGCCTCATCATCTTAATAAGGGTGGACtctcacctccacacacccatgtacttcttcctcagtaATCTGTCATTCATCGATATCTGCTATGTGACCTCTATAGCTCCCAAGATGCTCTCCAACTTTTTCCAAGAGCAGCAGACCATCACCTTTGTGGGTTGTGCTGTTCAGTACTTTGTTTTTTCAACCATGGGACTGAGTGAGTCTTGTCTCATGACAGCTATGGCTTATGACCGATATAGTGCCATTTGCAATCCACTTCTCTATTCATCCATCATGTCACCCACCCTCTGTATTCGGATGGTGCTGGGATCCTATTTGGCTGGACTCTCTGCTACTATATCTCTATTGTGTACTATGTTTCAGCTCCACTTTTGTGGGCATAATGTCATCAACCACTTCTTCTGTGACATGCCCCAACTCATAGTCCTGTCCTGCACTGACACATTTTTTATACAACTGTTGATGGCTACGTTATCAATGATCTTTGGTATAATAAGTGCCCTCATTATCATGATACCTTATGGCTATATTGTCATCTACATCATGAAGATCACTTCAGCTAAAGGCAGGTCCAAGACTTTCAATATGTGTGCTTCTCATCTAACAGCAGTTTCCCTCTTCTATACCTCTGGTATGTTTGTCTATTTGAGTTCCAGCTTTGGTGGTTCCTCCAGTTTTGACAAATTTGCATCAGTATTCTTCACTGTGATTATTCCGATGATGAATCCCTTTATTTACAGTCTGAGGAACAGGGAAATCAAAGATGTCTTGAAGAGGTTACAAAAGAAGAGATGGTCCTGCTGA